A portion of the Gossypium arboreum isolate Shixiya-1 chromosome 8, ASM2569848v2, whole genome shotgun sequence genome contains these proteins:
- the LOC108467865 gene encoding uncharacterized protein LOC108467865, whose translation MHQKKSGKQQEIGKVSIECINKTTSPHLFCSQFNHQSYLESTPQNRVDFPLPNKPNLTIQVPFPPTSPNPSPPPPASAPTPTITPTHHHKQPDFHHHKPSFSNNPSPAHALLSTPHKRPIMTHNSLPHSPTLSSFKNHRRDHCKTAERLPLFRYFSCSACFAIPFDTQQLGRKLVHHLNRGRLLCFHLRFLVLLSLPSLYFLVSDPRRFFVLNFLALLAFSVTLLVSLNLALPRLPSIRLLLARSLPAKFIQLGSSSKSSKPVVWSIGSKPKSEKKANSGTWVQVYSNGDVYEGEFHKGKCSGSGVYYYCMKGRYEGDWIDGKYDGYGVETWAKGSRYRGQYRQGLRHGIGVYRFYTGDVYAGEWSNGHCHGCGVHTCEDGSKYVGEFKWGVKHGLGHFHFRNGDIYLGEYFADKMHGFGVYQFGNGHQYEGAWHEGRRQGFGTYTFRNGETQSGHWQHGVLDVHSTQSIHLGSPHDVTRSRVLNAVQEARRAAEKAYSIAKIDERVNKAVSAANKAANAARVVAVKAVQKRLHHDNSDDPPTSIV comes from the exons ATGCATCAGAAGAAATCTGGCAAACAACAAGAGATCGGAAAAGTAAGCATCGAATGCATCAACAAAACCACTTCTCCACATCTCTTTTGCTCTCAATTCAATCACCAAAGCTACCTTGAATCAACCCCACAAAACAGGGTTGATTTTCCCCTTCCAAACAAGCCTAATCTCACCATCCAAGTCCCATTCCCACCCACATCACCAAACCCATCACCACCGCCACCAGCATCAGCACCAACACCAACAATAACACCAACCCATCATCATAAACAACCCGACTTTCACCATCATAAACCCTCCTTCTCCAATAACCCATCTCCAGCTCATGCCCTTCTCTCGACTCCCCATAAGCGGCCTATAATGACCCACAATTCTCTTCCTCATTCCCCCACTCTTTCTTCTTTCAAAAACCACCGCCGTGACCATTGCAAAACGGCTGAAAGATTACCTCTTTTTCGGTATTTTTCTTGTTCTGCTTGTTTCGCTATTCCTTTTGATACTCAACAACTGGGTAGGAAACTTGTTCATCATTTGAACCGTGGCCGCTTGCTTTGTTTCCACTTGCGTTTTCTTGTTTTGCTTTCTCTCCCTTCGCTTTACTTTTTGGTTTCCGATCCTCGGCGGTTTTTCGTGTTGAATTTTCTTGCTTTGCTTGCTTTCTCGGTTACCCTTTTGGTTTCTCTTAATCTTGCACTCCCTCGCTTGCCCTCGATTCGATTGCTTCTTGCTCGTTCATTACCTGCTAAGTTTATTCAACTAGGTTCATCTTCTAAATCTTCAAAACCTGTTGTTTGGTCAATTGGATCAAAGCCAAAATCGGAGAAGAAAGCGAATTCGGGAACTTGGGTGCAGGTTTACAGTAATGGGGATGTATATGAAGGTGAATTCCATAAAGGGAAATGTTCAGGGAGTGGGGTTTATTATTACTGCATGAAAGGAAGGTATGAGGGGGATTGGATTGATGGGAAATATGATGGTTATGGTGTGGAAACTTGGGCCAAAGGGAGCCGATATCGCGGTCAATACAGGCAGGGATTGAGGCATGGAATTGGAGTGTATAGGTTTTATACAGGTGATGTTTATGCTGGTGAGTGGTCTAATGGGCATTGTCATGGATGTGGTGTGCATACTTGTGAAGATGGCAGCAAATATGTAGGGGAGTTCAAGTGGGGTGTAAAGCATGGGCTTGGCCATTTCCATTTCAG AAATGGGGACATATATTTAGGGGAATATTTCGCCGACAAGATGCATGGATTTGGGGTTTATCAATTTGGGAATGGACACCAGTATGAGGGAGCCTGGCACGAGGGAAGAAGGCAGGGATTTGGCACATACACTTTCAGAAATGGTGAGACACAATCTGGTCACTGGCAACATGGGGTTCTTGATGTTCACAGCACACAAAGCATCCATCTTGGATCCCCCCATGATGTCACTCGATCGAGAGTCCTTAATGCTGTTCAG GAAGCGCGGAGAGCAGCGGAGAAAGCTTACAGCATTGCAAAGATTGATGAGAGAGTGAATAAAGCTGTCTCAGCTGCAAACAAAGCAGCCAATGCTGCCAGAGTAGTGGCTGTGAAAGCCGTCCAAAAAAGATTGCATCACGACAACAGTGATGATCCTCCAACTTCAATCGTCTAA